A portion of the Chelmon rostratus isolate fCheRos1 chromosome 15, fCheRos1.pri, whole genome shotgun sequence genome contains these proteins:
- the LOC121618056 gene encoding KATNB1-like protein 1 isoform X2 translates to MDSNSEDGQYQNHEHAFQQDAAKYRVTYPHGRNTKEVEEFNRKRYPVSRSGNNPGRVKRVVSCKRKTHHLTVARRKQLGAGRSCDAVNKENEMNCMQDVQQERFDMDFWEFPLNVNSIHRTARTASEQADYCALTELTKDHSTMTDVLFGRHLRLKVSLTLWQRNVGELLTYFLRIQDIGVFVDFLPLISKSIDEDSPKITIGCCVDLFPLVKKVLATPYEEYLIVGLTWINSVLKNWREELRASGYSGSAKLLSDRNFQVFNQQLLELWLQEPFLKSVPGTAGDMAEVIDSFLSQLT, encoded by the exons ATGGACTCCAACAGTGAAGACGGGCAGTACCAAAATCATGAACATGCCTTCCAGCAGGATGCAGCCAAGTACAGAGTGACCTATCCTCATGGGAGAAACACAAAAGAG GTGGAGGAGTTCAACAGAAAGAG GTATCCAGTAAGCCGCTCGGGCAACAACCCGGGCAGAGTGAAGCGGGTAGTGTCATGCAAGAGGAAGACCCATCATCTGACGGTGGCTCGGAGGAAGCAGCTCGGAGCCGGGAGGTCTTGTGATGCCGTAAACAAGGAGAATGAGATGAACTGCATGCAGGACGTGCAACAGGAGAGATTTGACATGGACTTTTGGGAGTTCCCACTAAATGTCAATAGCATCCACAGGACGGCTAGAACTGCTTCTGAACAAGCTGACTACTGTGCACTCACCGAG CTCACAAAGGATCATAGCACAATGACTGATGTGCTCTTTGGCAGACATCTGAGACTGAAAGTGTCTTTAACACTGTGGCAGAGAAATGTTGGAGAGCTGTTGACATACTTTCTGAG AATCCAAGATATTGGCgtgtttgttgattttctgcCACTGATAAGCAAAAG CATTGATGAGGATTCCCCAAAGATCACCATCGGCTGTTGTGTCGACCTCTTTCCCTTAGTAAAGAAAGTCCTCGCCACTCCATATGAAGA GTATCTGATTGTTGGTTTAACGTGGATAAATTCAGTTTTGAAAAACTGGCGTGAGGAGCTAAGAGCAAGTGGTTATAGTGGATCAGCTAAACTTCTGTCTGATAG AAATTTCCAGGTCTTTAATCAGCAGTTATTGGAGTTATGGCTTCAGGAACCTTTCCTGAAATCTGTTCCAGGAACTGCTGGAGACATGGCGGAG GTCATCGATTCTTTCCTGTCTCAACTTACTTGA
- the chrm5a gene encoding muscarinic acetylcholine receptor M5a translates to MEGESILNSTVNTSTMDLHLVTHSLWEVITIATVSAIVSLITIVGNVLVMLSFKVNSQLKTVNNYYLLSLAAADLIIGVFSMNLYTSYILMGYWALGNLACDLWLAVDYVASNASVMNLLVISFDRYFSITRPLTYRAKRTPKRAGIMIGLAWLVSLILWAPPILCWQYFVGKRTVPERQCQIQFFSEPVITFGTAIAAFYIPVSVMTILYCRIYKETEKRTKDLAELQGINYSTDSGVTQPQKTIIRSCFSCKLRSASHDRNQASWSSSSRSNAAKSAATTNDEWSKAGQLTTFNSYASSEDEDRPVSPGGFQPSFRNQACETIKSGVGSESEQLSSYEEDSFFQTPPKSNSQKSSKCVSYKFKPVVKDAHVEDHSKNGDTKMASSTFSSAESMSVPSTSSTSKPIDATLKSQITKRKRMVLIKERKAAQTLSAILLAFILTWTPYNIMVLISTFCSDCIPLSLWHLGYWLCYVNSTVNPMCYALCNKTFQKTFRMLLLCQWKKKRIEEKLYWYGQNPVVSSKLT, encoded by the coding sequence ATGGAAGGAGAGAGCATACTGAACTCCACTGTAAATACCAGTACAATGGATCTCCACCTGGTCACTCACAGCCTGTGGGAGGTGATCACCATTGCAACTGTGTCGGCTATTGTCAGCCTCATCACCATTGTGGGGAATGTCCTGGTGATGCTCTCCTTTAAAGTTAACAGCCAGCTAAAGACAGTGAATAATTACTATCTGCTGAGTCTGGCAGCTGCTGACCTCATCATAGGTGTTTTCTCCATGAACCTGTATACCTCTTATATACTGATGGGCTACTGGGCCTTAGGGAACCTCGCCTGTGACCTGTGGCTGGCGGTGGACTATGTAGCCAGTAATGCCTCAGTCATGAACCTGTTGGTGATCAGTTTTGACAGATACTTTTCCATCACCAGACCTCTGACCTACAGGGCCAAACGGACTCCCAAACGAGCTGGGATCATGATTGGTTTGGCTTGGTTGGTGTCACTTATTCTGTGGGCCCCACCTATTCTCTGCTGGCAATACTTTGTAGGGAAAAGGACTGTCCCTGAGAGGCAATGCCAGATCCAGTTTTTCTCTGAGCCTGTTATCACCTTTGGGACAGCAATTGCTGCCTTTTATATCCCTGTGTCAGTTATGACTATCCTATACTGTCGAATCTACAAGGAGACCGAGAAGAGGACCAAAGATCTGGCGGAGCTGCAGGGGATTAACTATTCCACAGACTCTGGGGTCACGCAGCCTCAGAAGACTATTATCAGATCCTGTTTTAGCTGTAAATTAAGGTCAGCTTCACATGACAGGAATCAAGCCTCTTGGTCCTCCTCCAGCAGAAGCAATGCTGCCAAATCGGCAGCCACCACCAATGACGAGTGGTCCAAAGCCGGTCAGCTGACCACCTTCAACAGTTATGCTTCCTCTGAGGACGAGGACAGGCCCGTGTCTCCTGGGGGCTTCCAGCCTTCCTTCAGGAACCAGGCTTGTGAGACCATCAAGAGTGGAGTGGGCAGTGAGAGCgagcagctcagcagctacGAAGAGGACAGCTTCTTCCAGACACCACCCAAAAGCAACTCTCAGAAGAGCAGCAAGTGCGTGTCCTACAAGTTCAAGCCCGTGGTCAAAGACGCTCACGTGGAGGACCACAGCAAAAACGGAGACACCAAAATGGCGTCGTCAACGTTCTCCTCGGCCGAGTCCATGAGCGTTCCGTCCACCTCGTCAACGTCTAAGCCCATAGACGCCACGCTGAAGAGCCAGATCaccaagaggaagaggatggtgCTGATCAAGGAGCGGAAGGCAGCTCAGACTCTCAGTGCCATCTTGCTGGCCTTCATCCTAACATGGACGCCTTATAACATCATGGTGCTTATTTCCACTTTCTGCTCAGACTGCATTCCCCTTTCACTCTGGCACCTGGGATACTGGCTGTGCTACGTCAACAGCACCGTCAATCCCATGTGCTACGCCCTTTGTAACAAGACCTTCCAAAAGACCTTCCGTATGCTCTTACTTTGCcagtggaagaagaaaaggattGAGGAGAAACTGTACTGGTACGGACAAAACCCTGTGGTCAGTTCCAAACTGACATga
- the LOC121618056 gene encoding KATNB1-like protein 1 isoform X1 — protein sequence MLAIARHNQREGLTLLSPFRKGKQDLMDSNSEDGQYQNHEHAFQQDAAKYRVTYPHGRNTKEVEEFNRKRYPVSRSGNNPGRVKRVVSCKRKTHHLTVARRKQLGAGRSCDAVNKENEMNCMQDVQQERFDMDFWEFPLNVNSIHRTARTASEQADYCALTELTKDHSTMTDVLFGRHLRLKVSLTLWQRNVGELLTYFLRIQDIGVFVDFLPLISKSIDEDSPKITIGCCVDLFPLVKKVLATPYEEYLIVGLTWINSVLKNWREELRASGYSGSAKLLSDRNFQVFNQQLLELWLQEPFLKSVPGTAGDMAEVIDSFLSQLT from the exons ATGTTAGCTATCGCCAGACACAATCAAAGGGAAGGTTTAACTCTTCTGTCGCCGTTTAGGAAAGGAAAACAAG ATCTAATGGACTCCAACAGTGAAGACGGGCAGTACCAAAATCATGAACATGCCTTCCAGCAGGATGCAGCCAAGTACAGAGTGACCTATCCTCATGGGAGAAACACAAAAGAG GTGGAGGAGTTCAACAGAAAGAG GTATCCAGTAAGCCGCTCGGGCAACAACCCGGGCAGAGTGAAGCGGGTAGTGTCATGCAAGAGGAAGACCCATCATCTGACGGTGGCTCGGAGGAAGCAGCTCGGAGCCGGGAGGTCTTGTGATGCCGTAAACAAGGAGAATGAGATGAACTGCATGCAGGACGTGCAACAGGAGAGATTTGACATGGACTTTTGGGAGTTCCCACTAAATGTCAATAGCATCCACAGGACGGCTAGAACTGCTTCTGAACAAGCTGACTACTGTGCACTCACCGAG CTCACAAAGGATCATAGCACAATGACTGATGTGCTCTTTGGCAGACATCTGAGACTGAAAGTGTCTTTAACACTGTGGCAGAGAAATGTTGGAGAGCTGTTGACATACTTTCTGAG AATCCAAGATATTGGCgtgtttgttgattttctgcCACTGATAAGCAAAAG CATTGATGAGGATTCCCCAAAGATCACCATCGGCTGTTGTGTCGACCTCTTTCCCTTAGTAAAGAAAGTCCTCGCCACTCCATATGAAGA GTATCTGATTGTTGGTTTAACGTGGATAAATTCAGTTTTGAAAAACTGGCGTGAGGAGCTAAGAGCAAGTGGTTATAGTGGATCAGCTAAACTTCTGTCTGATAG AAATTTCCAGGTCTTTAATCAGCAGTTATTGGAGTTATGGCTTCAGGAACCTTTCCTGAAATCTGTTCCAGGAACTGCTGGAGACATGGCGGAG GTCATCGATTCTTTCCTGTCTCAACTTACTTGA
- the zgc:194887 gene encoding fibrinogen-like protein 1-like protein: MKYLRCWLPAVALLLSVAGVDMEHLQAENLNLIPPDEHNLILNRGMRVLPRDCHEMLIASSGQARDGVYLIQPGESPIVAYCAMQEGGWTVVQHITVNSSVNFDRTWDDYKLGFGDVTGDHWLGNEYLHQLTRGPGRYTLGVKLVDRDAITKMGEYDPFLVEDESSAYRLRLGLFQGTAIDALTLDTENYLHDNQRFTTKDRDNDNYFQNCAKLEFQGVPGGGWWYDACAGANLNRRNVIYWQKDCNKERLCKYAWMMVRPSDTVKLIHSGDCKKDEL; the protein is encoded by the exons ATGAAGTATTTGAGATGCTGGCTGCCAGCAGTGGCCCTGCTGCTTAGCGTGGCAGGAGTTGACATGGAGCATCTCCAAGCTGAGAACCTGAATCTCATTCCTCCAGATGAGCATAACTTGATCCTGAACCGTGGCATGAGAG TGCTGCCCAGAGACTGCCATGAAATGCTGATAGCCTCCTCAGGCCAGGCCAGAGACGGGGTGTACCTCATCCAACCAGGGGAGTCCCCCATCGTAGCCTACTGTGCCATGCAGGAGGGGGGCTGGACCGTGGTGCAGCATATCACCGTCAACAGCAGCGTCAATTTCGACCGTACCTGGGATGACTACAAGCTGGGCTTTGGGGATGTAACCGGTGATCACTGGCTCGGGAATGAATACCTTCATCAGCTCACCCGAGGCCCTGGGCGCTATACACTGGGAGTGAAATTAGTGGACCGAGACGCCATCACTAAGATGGGGGAGTACGATCCATTCCTGGTGGAGGATGAATCATCAGCGTACAGACTGAGGCTGGGGTTGTTCCAGGGCACAGCTATAGACGCTCTGACCCTGGATACAGAGAACTACCTCCACGACAACCAAAGATTCACCACTAAAGACAGAGACAATGACAACTATTTCCAAAATTGCGCTAAGCTGGAGTTTCAGGGGGTGCCAGGAGGAGGCTGGTGGTACGACGCCTGCGCTGGTGCCAACCTCAACCGCAGGAATGTCATCTACTGGCAAAAGGACTGCAACAAGGAGCGACTGTGCAAGTACGCATGGATGATGGTGAGACCTTCGGACACAGTTAAACTGATTCACAGTGGAGACTGCAAGAAGGATGAGCTCTAA